One window of Penaeus chinensis breed Huanghai No. 1 chromosome 3, ASM1920278v2, whole genome shotgun sequence genomic DNA carries:
- the LOC125044366 gene encoding uncharacterized protein LOC125044366: protein MKVLAIVLASAAAVALALPAPQGHSAAQTTYPVIPYNYGYEVADAATNNFQNRAEIKLPNGDVFGSYSWLMPTNEIFTLSYNVTGNLGFQYSINITPVGVAQ from the exons ATGAAG GTCCTAGCTATTGTGTTGGCATCGGCAGCAGCAGTGGCGCTTGCCCTCCCGGCGCCACAGGGTCACTCGGCCGCCCAAACAACATAT CCTGTCATCCCGTACAACTACGGCTACGAGGTCGCGGACGCCGCCACCAACAACTTCCAGAACCGCGCCGAGATTAAGCTTCCCAACGGAGACGTCTTCGGCTCCTACTCGTGGCTGATGCCCACCAACGAGATCTTCACTCTCTCCTACAACGTCACCGGAAACCTGGGCTTCCAGTACTCTATCAACATCACCCCCGTCGGCGTAGCCCAATAA